The DNA region AGTCTTCATTTGGCTTTTCTAGGGCTGCTGGTCCCACACCAGACTTATACCTGGCTGGTGCAGGTGCcacttttgttttttctgtttcaaTGATAGTCTCTGTGATCATGGCAGCTGTGCTGCCACCAGAAACTGCTGAGCTTCCAAATCCTCCAAAGCCTGGTGCTTTTTTGCCTTGTCTCTCAGCATCTCTTCGAGCCTGTTGTAATTCCTTTGCTTTACGCCTCATTTCAGCCTTGGCTTCACGCTCCTGAGTCTGCAAGAAAAAGGCATATATGGATCCAATATTGAGAAAATGGTGTTTGTAAGCAAccaaagatacaaaaagaaaagagaaaattagccAGATCACTGGGAAAAGTCTAGAAGATATATATCAAATACTTCGGATTGATAGAATCTCAGAATAGCACCAGTTTACCTCTCGAACTGCTCGGAACACCTTCTCCTCATGAGAGTCCATTTCTGTGAAAGTCCGGATCTGTGCCAGGTTGACATTCTCTCGGTAACCCAGGGCAACAATCTCATCAAAGGCAAAAATAAGGTCAAAGCAGTGCTCAgatatctcattttcttctaagGCTCGGCAATACTCAGGGATCTGGTCAcagatgatgaaaaatgaagatatttagaATCATATCAGGAACAATCTTCCCAAGTCATCCTCAGATCCAACTTTACTAGGCTTGAAAATGTCCCCAATATGAACCCTTCTTATCTCTTTTGTCACTTTTTTCCTCCTGAGAATTAATCCTTATTGTTACAATGAATTTTCTCACTTGAAGATCTtacatgagcaaaaaaaaaatttttttaatcaaaaactTGCTATCAAAACACACACCACTAAATAATAGTCAGATATACATAATGGCAAATAAAGTCATTTGTTCAAACTTTTATAGATATAAACTTCAATTTGGCAAGACAATTATGAAATTAAAGTAGGATCCCTATATGACCCTTACTAAGTTTTATTTAAAGACATTTCTTGGAATTTCTCTGGTTACATAAAATTTTCCTGGCAGAGGATAAAGTTATATTAAAAATGCTACAGAACCACATATTGCAAAGACATAATCAACAGATATTTTTTACAGCTGTGTTTTTACTTTAGGACGAGTTCATACAAACTCtctccaaataataataaattattccaTTTTCCATTCTGAGTACTACTTGATAGATATCAGCACAGTGATCAGTTTGTTTAAAATATCAATCTGTCCAAAGAAAAGCATGTTATATTGTTTCTTCTCCTCAGACTCTTTTTAGGGAACATGGGGtctcataaaaaaaaagagaaataaagtcaaatctgATACTATAGAAGGAATTTTACCACTCTAGAGAAGAGCCGTAGGGTCTCCAGATCC from Gracilinanus agilis isolate LMUSP501 unplaced genomic scaffold, AgileGrace unplaced_scaffold17343, whole genome shotgun sequence includes:
- the LOC123254197 gene encoding coatomer subunit delta produces the protein MTRTRIEGLLAAFPKLMNTGKQHTFVETESVRYVYQPMEKLYMVLITTKNSNILEDLETLRLFSRVIPEYCRALEENEISEHCFDLIFAFDEIVALGYRENVNLAQIRTFTEMDSHEEKVFRAVRETQEREAKAEMRRKAKELQQARRDAERQGKKAPGFGGFGSSAVSGGSTAAMITETIIETEKTKVAPAPARPSGPSKALKLGAKGKEVDNFVDKLKSEGETIMSSNSGKRTSEAAKVLTPPINME